The following proteins are encoded in a genomic region of Rhizobium sp. CCGE531:
- a CDS encoding sulfatase-like hydrolase/transferase: MKLHDFPILLTLACLLFSCVIVFLTDPFAMPMAINAQNRTARSWRRLVCDWAARIPVIVLIYAAFFAISWRPIYSTQAVISFFVIFTGISRAKFEFIREPLVFSDIALVVDVFKYREIFYATSLNILFWVIAFAYVFGLSGLYMYLEPSVLPASGGLLWILLMLAVAFAPWLALLSRVVSEPVCRFTQRFLGRVDVKIDTVRFGTFASVVFHFVIWVGVRREAIVSELSGRFISALHELWDHGEDEPLIVIWQSESFIDLRHFGVENIKLPNLDRLRDRASQWGRMTSVFEGGYTLRTEFAVLSGLLPENVHIDASYPYLRASHYKDVVWPARLKKAGWKTQFIHPYDKTFFLRHKALPQLGFDRMMMLDEFDHNPERDGPYVSDLSLTKSVIRTIDDDVTSKNFVFVASMANHGPWEPGRCGDLVNPVDIYGELLMRADHALGNLAHHLDRLDRPVWLLFYGDHAPLLKAFADPFPDPRTDYAIVPLGRARAHSQKPQPPREEAPWNLIGALLHYAGLGAEVPE, encoded by the coding sequence TTGAAGCTGCATGATTTTCCAATTCTTTTGACGCTCGCCTGTCTTTTGTTTTCCTGCGTCATCGTCTTCCTGACCGATCCATTTGCTATGCCGATGGCGATCAACGCGCAGAATCGTACCGCAAGAAGCTGGCGGCGCCTCGTTTGCGATTGGGCGGCAAGAATTCCAGTCATCGTATTGATCTATGCCGCTTTCTTCGCGATTTCCTGGCGTCCCATCTACAGCACGCAAGCGGTCATCAGCTTCTTTGTCATTTTCACGGGAATTTCGCGGGCAAAATTCGAATTCATCCGGGAGCCTCTGGTATTTTCGGACATTGCGCTGGTGGTCGATGTCTTCAAATACAGGGAGATCTTCTATGCGACATCGCTGAACATTCTCTTCTGGGTGATTGCCTTCGCTTACGTATTCGGCCTCAGCGGCCTCTATATGTATCTGGAGCCATCGGTACTGCCGGCGTCCGGCGGCTTGCTTTGGATTCTCCTGATGCTCGCCGTCGCCTTCGCGCCTTGGCTTGCCTTGCTCAGCAGGGTTGTCAGCGAACCGGTTTGCCGTTTCACGCAGAGGTTTTTGGGCAGGGTCGATGTCAAGATCGATACCGTGCGGTTCGGTACCTTCGCTTCTGTCGTCTTTCATTTCGTCATCTGGGTCGGCGTCAGGCGCGAGGCGATCGTTTCGGAATTGTCCGGTCGCTTCATCTCGGCGCTTCACGAGCTTTGGGATCATGGCGAGGACGAGCCGCTCATTGTCATCTGGCAATCCGAATCCTTCATCGACCTCCGGCATTTCGGCGTCGAAAACATCAAGCTTCCGAATCTCGATCGCCTGCGTGATCGGGCCTCGCAATGGGGCCGCATGACCAGCGTTTTCGAGGGAGGCTATACGCTGCGGACCGAATTCGCGGTCTTGAGCGGTCTGCTGCCCGAAAATGTGCATATCGATGCCAGCTATCCCTATCTGCGCGCCAGTCATTACAAGGATGTCGTCTGGCCGGCGCGGCTCAAGAAGGCGGGCTGGAAGACGCAGTTTATTCATCCCTATGACAAGACGTTCTTCCTGCGTCACAAGGCGTTGCCGCAGCTCGGTTTCGACCGGATGATGATGCTGGACGAATTCGATCACAATCCCGAACGCGATGGCCCCTATGTCAGCGACCTCTCACTGACGAAGAGCGTGATTCGGACGATCGATGACGATGTCACCAGTAAGAATTTCGTCTTTGTCGCATCCATGGCCAATCACGGCCCCTGGGAGCCGGGCCGCTGCGGGGATCTGGTCAACCCCGTGGATATCTATGGCGAACTCTTGATGCGCGCCGATCATGCGCTCGGCAATCTTGCCCATCATCTCGACAGGCTGGATCGTCCGGTTTGGCTGCTTTTCTACGGCGATCATGCGCCCTTGCTGAAGGCCTTCGCCGATCCGTTCCCGGATCCGCGGACCGATTATGCCATCGTTCCCCTTGGCCGCGCGCGTGCCCATTCGCAAAAGCCGCAGCCACCGCGGGAAGAGGCGC